From Bacillus pumilus, one genomic window encodes:
- a CDS encoding thiamine pyrophosphate-dependent dehydrogenase E1 component subunit alpha, with translation MSNMRHHELGLSDEQAIDIYRTMLLARKIDERMWLLNRSGKIPFVISCQGQEAQQVGAAFALNREEDYVLPYYRDMGVVLAFGMTAKDLMMSGFAKQDDPNSGGRQMPGHFGQKSNRIVTGSSPVTTQVPHAVGIALAGRLEQKNFVSFVTFGEGSSNQGDFHEGANFAAVHKLPVIFMCENNKYAISVPYDKQVACERISDRAIGYGMPGVTVDGNDPLEVYAAVKEARDRAARGEGPTLIETISYRLTAHSSDDDDSSYREKEEVLEARKKDPLIQYETYLIEGNVMTSEMKEEMTKEIMQIVNEATDEAENAAYADAESALRYVYAE, from the coding sequence ATGAGTAACATGCGTCATCATGAATTAGGATTATCAGATGAACAAGCAATTGATATATATAGAACAATGCTTCTAGCAAGGAAAATTGATGAACGGATGTGGCTTTTAAACCGTTCTGGTAAAATTCCATTCGTGATTTCTTGTCAAGGGCAGGAAGCGCAGCAAGTCGGTGCTGCTTTTGCTCTCAATAGAGAAGAGGATTACGTCTTACCTTACTACCGTGATATGGGGGTTGTCCTCGCATTTGGGATGACAGCCAAAGATTTAATGATGTCTGGTTTCGCAAAACAAGACGATCCAAACTCGGGCGGAAGACAGATGCCAGGTCATTTTGGACAAAAATCAAATCGAATTGTGACGGGATCTTCACCTGTCACAACGCAGGTTCCTCATGCAGTGGGGATTGCACTTGCTGGACGTCTGGAGCAGAAAAACTTTGTCAGCTTTGTCACGTTCGGTGAGGGCTCTTCAAACCAAGGTGATTTCCACGAAGGCGCTAACTTCGCTGCTGTGCATAAGCTGCCTGTTATTTTCATGTGTGAAAACAATAAGTACGCGATTTCCGTGCCGTATGACAAACAAGTGGCATGTGAACGCATTTCAGATCGTGCAATTGGGTACGGAATGCCTGGTGTAACCGTTGATGGCAATGATCCGCTTGAAGTATATGCCGCTGTCAAAGAAGCGAGAGACCGTGCGGCAAGAGGCGAAGGGCCAACGTTGATTGAAACGATCTCTTACCGTTTAACTGCGCATTCAAGTGATGATGATGATTCAAGCTATCGAGAAAAAGAAGAAGTGCTCGAAGCGAGAAAGAAAGATCCGCTCATCCAATATGAAACGTATTTAATCGAAGGAAACGTCATGACTTCTGAAATGAAAGAAGAGATGACAAAAGAAATCATGCAAATCGTAAACGAAGCGACTGATGAAGCGGAAAACGCTGCTTATGCTGATGCAGAAAGCGCACTTCGTTACGTGTATGCGGAGTAA
- a CDS encoding BrxA/BrxB family bacilliredoxin yields the protein MNIDFNLFMNDIVKQAREEIKQAGYTELTSSEEVDEALSKKGTALVMVNSVCGCAGGIARPAAGYSVHYDKRPDQLLTVFAGQDKEATARAREYFEGFPPSSPSFALLKDGKIIKMVERHEIEGHEPMEVVSKLQAAFDEHCEEI from the coding sequence ATGAATATTGATTTTAATTTATTTATGAATGATATTGTGAAACAAGCGAGAGAAGAGATCAAACAGGCAGGCTATACTGAGCTTACATCATCTGAAGAGGTAGATGAAGCACTGTCTAAAAAAGGCACAGCACTTGTGATGGTGAATTCAGTATGCGGATGTGCTGGCGGTATTGCAAGACCAGCTGCAGGCTATTCTGTTCATTACGATAAGCGTCCAGATCAATTGCTGACAGTGTTTGCTGGACAAGACAAAGAGGCAACAGCAAGAGCCCGTGAATACTTTGAAGGCTTCCCGCCATCTTCACCATCCTTTGCATTATTAAAAGATGGAAAGATCATTAAAATGGTCGAACGTCATGAAATTGAAGGACACGAGCCAATGGAAGTCGTGTCAAAGCTTCAAGCTGCATTCGATGAGCATTGCGAAGAAATTTAA
- the bcd gene encoding branched-chain amino acid dehydrogenase, whose protein sequence is MELFKYMERYDYEQLVFCQDEQSGLKAIIAIHDTTLGPALGGTRMWTYENEEAAIEDALRLARGMTYKNAAAGLNLGGGKTVIIGDPRKDKNEEMFRAFGRYIQGLNGRYITAEDVGTTVEDMDLIHEETDFVTGISPAFGSSGNPSPVTAYGVYKGMKAAAKAAFGTDSLEGKTIAVQGVGNVAYNLCKHLHEEGAQLIVTDINKDSIKRAVEDFGAKAVDPDDIYDQACDIYAPCALGATINDVTIPKLKAKVIAGAANNQLRETHHGDLIHEMGIVYAPDYVINAGGVINVADELYGYNADRAMKKVEGIYQNIESVIEVSNRDAIPTYKAADRLAEERIERMRKSRSQFLQNGQHILSRR, encoded by the coding sequence ATGGAACTTTTTAAATATATGGAACGATACGATTATGAGCAGCTTGTATTTTGTCAGGATGAACAGTCTGGCTTAAAAGCCATTATTGCTATTCATGATACAACACTTGGGCCAGCACTAGGCGGGACGAGAATGTGGACGTATGAAAACGAAGAAGCAGCGATCGAAGATGCGTTACGTCTAGCAAGAGGGATGACTTATAAAAACGCAGCAGCAGGCCTGAATCTTGGCGGCGGGAAAACAGTCATCATCGGTGACCCGAGAAAAGATAAAAATGAAGAAATGTTCCGTGCGTTTGGACGCTACATTCAAGGATTGAATGGCCGCTATATCACAGCGGAGGATGTCGGTACAACGGTAGAAGACATGGATCTTATTCATGAAGAAACAGACTTTGTGACAGGTATTTCTCCTGCATTTGGTTCTTCCGGAAATCCGTCTCCTGTTACGGCTTACGGTGTATATAAAGGGATGAAAGCTGCTGCCAAAGCTGCATTTGGGACCGATTCATTAGAAGGAAAAACAATTGCTGTCCAAGGTGTTGGGAATGTGGCCTACAATCTGTGTAAACACCTGCACGAAGAAGGCGCACAGCTGATTGTCACAGATATCAACAAAGACTCTATAAAACGAGCTGTAGAAGACTTTGGTGCAAAAGCAGTAGACCCTGACGATATTTATGATCAAGCATGTGATATTTATGCACCATGTGCACTTGGTGCAACGATTAACGATGTAACGATTCCTAAGTTGAAAGCAAAGGTCATCGCAGGTGCAGCCAATAACCAGCTGAGAGAAACGCATCACGGCGATCTTATCCATGAAATGGGCATTGTCTATGCACCTGATTATGTGATCAATGCAGGCGGCGTGATTAACGTTGCTGATGAGCTTTATGGCTATAATGCAGATCGTGCGATGAAAAAAGTGGAAGGTATTTACCAAAATATTGAAAGTGTCATTGAAGTTTCAAACCGTGATGCCATTCCAACTTATAAAGCGGCAGACCGATTGGCAGAGGAGCGAATTGAAAGAATGCGCAAATCAAGAAGCCAATTCCTGCAAAATGGTCAACATATTTTAAGTCGTCGCTAA
- the yqiS gene encoding phosphate butyryltransferase, with product MKLDDLIMKAAQLQNKTAAVAHAEDEEVLHAIKMAIERKVARFLLVGNKRNLKELVKQHEINEDWIDIIHSDSPEESAKIAVQAVSEKHADILMKGHVPTAVLLKAVLNKEYGLRTASVLSHVAAFEVPGFDRFIYVTDSAMNIAPDLNMLKEITINAVQVAQAVGNDMPKVAVLSAVEVVNPAMDSTLTAASLAQMNRRGQISGCLIDGPLALDNAISQTAASHKNITSDVAGHADILLVPTIEAGNILYKSLIYFAHAKVGAVVAGAKAPIALTSRSDTAESKLYSIALAICTSN from the coding sequence ATGAAGCTTGACGATCTGATTATGAAAGCCGCCCAGCTGCAAAATAAAACTGCTGCTGTGGCTCATGCAGAAGACGAAGAAGTGCTTCATGCCATCAAGATGGCAATTGAACGAAAGGTCGCTCGCTTCCTGCTGGTTGGGAACAAACGCAACCTGAAGGAGCTGGTGAAACAGCATGAGATCAATGAGGACTGGATAGATATTATTCATTCGGATTCTCCTGAAGAATCAGCCAAAATTGCCGTGCAGGCAGTGAGTGAGAAGCATGCAGATATATTGATGAAGGGGCATGTCCCGACAGCCGTTCTTTTAAAAGCGGTACTGAATAAAGAGTACGGGCTGCGGACAGCGAGTGTCCTATCACATGTCGCGGCATTCGAAGTGCCGGGCTTTGATCGTTTTATTTATGTCACGGATTCTGCGATGAACATCGCGCCCGATTTAAATATGCTCAAAGAGATCACGATCAATGCTGTTCAAGTAGCACAAGCTGTCGGAAACGACATGCCAAAGGTGGCAGTGTTATCTGCGGTAGAGGTCGTGAACCCGGCAATGGATTCAACTTTGACAGCGGCAAGTCTGGCACAAATGAATAGGCGAGGTCAAATTTCTGGCTGCCTCATTGACGGGCCTCTTGCTTTAGACAATGCCATTTCTCAAACGGCAGCTTCTCATAAAAATATTACAAGTGATGTCGCCGGTCATGCAGATATTTTGCTTGTGCCAACGATTGAAGCAGGGAACATTCTTTATAAATCTCTCATCTATTTTGCACATGCAAAGGTGGGAGCTGTGGTGGCAGGAGCGAAGGCGCCGATTGCCTTAACAAGCCGGTCGGATACAGCCGAAAGTAAGCTTTATTCAATTGCACTTGCCATCTGTACATCAAATTAA
- a CDS encoding YesK family protein produces MSGLDFFAFLTVGLMFITAIAFAFLRYISKSRNHPERLLLIISIVSMIQIVYCLLIVGGFKGAANSLLGISLLAGTLLGYALEYLYRRYIKKTPEKE; encoded by the coding sequence ATGTCTGGATTAGACTTTTTTGCGTTTTTAACGGTTGGACTCATGTTTATCACAGCAATTGCGTTCGCTTTTCTTCGATATATTTCTAAATCACGCAATCACCCTGAAAGATTACTACTCATCATATCAATCGTTTCAATGATTCAAATTGTGTATTGCTTGCTGATTGTCGGTGGATTTAAAGGAGCAGCAAATAGTCTCTTAGGAATTTCTCTTCTTGCCGGGACGCTGCTTGGCTATGCACTTGAATATTTATACAGACGCTATATCAAAAAAACGCCCGAAAAAGAATGA
- a CDS encoding transporter substrate-binding domain-containing protein, protein MKKWLLLLMTAGLAAALAACGTSSNNSNASGDDKTLVMATSADYPPFESKDGDEIVGFDVDLATALAKKNGYKLEIQDMDFASLVSALKTNKADIVLAGMTPTEKRKKQLDFSDVYYNAKNLVVSKKSSGMKTEKDLKDKTVGVQLGSIQQDEANGLQKKYNLKVEDRNKISDIIQEIKAGRFDAAIIEDKVAAGYLKKEKDFQAFGLNSSNEGSAIAFKKNSDLTAKFNQSLKEMQDNGELDKLIKKWFGDEK, encoded by the coding sequence ATGAAAAAGTGGTTATTATTACTTATGACAGCTGGTCTTGCAGCTGCACTCGCAGCTTGCGGAACTTCTTCTAATAATTCAAACGCATCAGGAGATGACAAAACACTCGTTATGGCGACATCAGCAGATTATCCGCCATTTGAATCAAAAGACGGAGATGAAATTGTCGGTTTTGATGTCGATCTTGCAACAGCACTAGCGAAAAAGAACGGCTACAAGCTAGAAATTCAAGATATGGATTTTGCAAGCCTTGTATCAGCGCTTAAAACAAATAAAGCTGATATCGTCCTTGCAGGCATGACCCCTACAGAAAAACGAAAAAAACAATTAGATTTCTCTGATGTTTATTACAATGCTAAAAACTTAGTTGTCTCAAAGAAATCTAGCGGAATGAAAACAGAGAAAGACTTAAAAGATAAAACAGTCGGCGTTCAATTAGGTTCAATCCAGCAGGATGAAGCAAACGGTTTGCAAAAGAAATATAACTTAAAAGTGGAAGACCGTAATAAAATCTCTGATATCATTCAAGAAATCAAAGCAGGTCGTTTTGATGCAGCCATTATTGAAGATAAAGTAGCTGCTGGTTATTTGAAAAAAGAAAAAGACTTCCAAGCATTTGGATTGAATAGTTCAAACGAAGGTTCAGCCATTGCATTCAAGAAAAATAGCGACTTAACAGCTAAATTTAATCAATCATTAAAAGAAATGCAAGACAATGGCGAACTTGATAAATTAATTAAAAAATGGTTTGGTGATGAAAAATAA
- a CDS encoding dihydrolipoamide acetyltransferase family protein — MAIEQMKMPQLGESVTEGTISKWLVSPGDHVNKYDPIAEVMTDKVNAEVPSSFTGTITKLSAEEGDTLQVGEVFCEIEVEGSSQQSAKEEAAPEQSEAPEADQTKENQSQKKRYSPAVLRLADEHSIDLAAVQGTGAGGRITRKDLLQLIENGGVQEKAAPVNEQAAKPEPAQPSKPKAAPSVSTMPGDVELPVTPIRQAIAANMLRSKHEIPHAWTMMEVDVTNLVTRRNQLKDQFKAKEGFNLTFFAFFVKAVAQGLKEFPEMNSMWAGDKIVQKKAINVSIAVATDDALFVPVIKDADEKTIKGIAKEIHELASKVRQGTLKQSDMEGGTFTVNNTGSFGSIQSMGIINYPQAAILQVESIVKRPMIVNGMIAARDMVNLCLSLDHRVLDGLVCGRFLQRIKQILEGIDEQTSVY; from the coding sequence GTGGCAATTGAACAAATGAAAATGCCTCAGCTAGGTGAAAGTGTAACAGAAGGAACCATTAGCAAATGGCTCGTTTCACCTGGCGATCATGTGAATAAATACGATCCGATTGCGGAAGTCATGACGGATAAAGTGAACGCAGAAGTCCCGTCATCTTTTACAGGAACGATTACAAAGCTATCAGCTGAAGAAGGCGATACGCTGCAAGTAGGAGAAGTGTTCTGTGAAATTGAAGTAGAGGGCAGCTCGCAGCAGAGTGCGAAAGAAGAAGCGGCACCTGAGCAAAGTGAAGCACCTGAAGCAGATCAAACAAAAGAGAATCAAAGTCAAAAGAAACGCTACTCTCCAGCAGTCCTTCGTTTAGCAGATGAGCACAGCATTGATTTAGCGGCTGTTCAAGGAACCGGAGCAGGCGGACGAATCACAAGAAAAGATTTACTTCAGCTCATTGAAAACGGCGGCGTACAAGAGAAGGCAGCACCTGTTAATGAACAGGCGGCAAAGCCGGAGCCTGCGCAGCCATCAAAACCAAAAGCGGCGCCTTCCGTCTCTACAATGCCTGGTGATGTTGAACTGCCAGTCACGCCAATTAGGCAGGCGATTGCGGCAAATATGCTGAGAAGCAAACATGAAATTCCGCACGCATGGACGATGATGGAAGTCGATGTGACAAACCTTGTGACAAGAAGAAATCAGCTCAAGGACCAATTTAAAGCAAAAGAAGGCTTTAATTTGACGTTCTTTGCGTTCTTTGTCAAAGCAGTGGCTCAGGGCTTAAAGGAATTCCCAGAAATGAACAGCATGTGGGCTGGAGATAAAATTGTGCAAAAGAAAGCAATCAATGTCTCGATTGCTGTTGCGACTGATGACGCTCTTTTTGTTCCAGTCATTAAGGATGCGGATGAAAAAACGATTAAGGGCATCGCCAAAGAAATTCATGAGCTTGCTTCCAAGGTGAGACAAGGAACGCTGAAGCAAAGTGACATGGAAGGCGGCACCTTTACTGTAAACAACACGGGATCATTTGGTTCTATACAATCCATGGGAATCATTAATTACCCGCAAGCGGCGATTTTACAAGTAGAATCGATCGTGAAGCGTCCAATGATTGTAAATGGCATGATTGCAGCAAGAGACATGGTCAACCTTTGTCTTTCATTAGATCACAGAGTACTTGATGGTCTTGTATGCGGCAGATTCCTTCAACGAATAAAACAAATCCTTGAAGGCATTGACGAGCAGACATCTGTTTACTAA
- the lpdA gene encoding dihydrolipoyl dehydrogenase → MATEYDLVILGGGTGGYVAAIRASQLGLKTAVVEKEKLGGTCLHKGCIPSKALLRSAEVYQTVKRAADFGVEANGIALQFANVQKRKTEIVEKLAGGVKHLMKQGKIDVYEGIGRILGPSIFSPMPGTISVEMANGDENEMLIPKQVIIATGSRPRVLPGLEADGTHILSSDDALELPELPQSMLIVGGGVIGIEWASMLNDFGVKVTVIEFADRILPTEDHDISKEMEKLLSKKGITFVKNAKVLPDTVKKQENLVTIQADKDGDIQTFEAEKLLLSVGRVPNIEGIGLENTDIQTEKQGIVVNEHYQTKESHIYAIGDVIGGLQLAHVASHEGMIAVEHMAGKDPKPLDETLVSKCVYSHPETASVGLTEQAAKEQGFEVKMGKFPFMAIGKALVYGESDGFVKIIADQKTDDILGIHMIGPHVTDMISEAGLAKVLDATPWEVGQTIHPHPTLSEAIGEAALAVDGKAIHF, encoded by the coding sequence ATGGCAACTGAATATGACCTCGTCATTCTTGGTGGAGGCACAGGCGGCTATGTAGCGGCCATCCGTGCCTCACAGCTTGGATTGAAAACAGCAGTTGTAGAAAAAGAAAAGCTTGGCGGAACATGTCTGCATAAAGGATGCATTCCGTCTAAAGCGCTGCTTAGAAGTGCAGAAGTCTATCAAACCGTCAAACGTGCTGCTGATTTTGGCGTTGAGGCAAACGGCATTGCCTTGCAATTTGCCAATGTGCAGAAAAGAAAAACAGAGATTGTAGAGAAACTAGCAGGCGGCGTCAAACACTTAATGAAACAAGGAAAAATTGATGTCTATGAAGGGATCGGCCGTATCCTTGGTCCATCTATCTTTTCGCCAATGCCAGGAACCATCTCCGTAGAAATGGCAAATGGAGATGAAAATGAAATGCTCATTCCAAAGCAGGTCATTATTGCGACAGGTTCAAGACCTCGGGTGCTGCCTGGGCTTGAAGCAGATGGGACGCACATTCTTTCATCAGATGATGCACTTGAACTGCCAGAGCTTCCACAGTCAATGCTCATTGTCGGCGGCGGGGTGATCGGAATTGAGTGGGCTTCAATGCTCAATGATTTTGGTGTGAAGGTGACTGTGATTGAATTTGCAGATCGCATATTGCCAACAGAGGATCATGACATTTCTAAAGAAATGGAAAAGCTTTTATCTAAAAAAGGCATCACCTTTGTGAAAAATGCGAAAGTACTGCCAGATACCGTCAAAAAGCAGGAGAATCTCGTGACGATTCAAGCAGATAAGGATGGAGACATTCAGACGTTTGAAGCGGAAAAACTTCTTCTTTCAGTCGGCAGAGTACCAAATATTGAAGGCATTGGTCTTGAAAACACGGACATTCAAACAGAAAAACAAGGCATTGTCGTGAATGAACATTATCAAACGAAAGAATCGCATATTTACGCAATAGGAGATGTCATTGGCGGGCTTCAGCTGGCACATGTGGCTTCACACGAAGGCATGATTGCTGTGGAACATATGGCTGGGAAAGATCCAAAGCCGCTCGATGAAACGCTCGTATCTAAATGTGTCTACTCTCACCCAGAAACCGCTAGTGTTGGACTCACTGAACAGGCGGCAAAAGAGCAAGGCTTCGAAGTGAAAATGGGGAAATTTCCATTTATGGCGATCGGTAAAGCGCTTGTGTACGGGGAATCTGATGGGTTCGTCAAAATCATTGCCGATCAAAAGACAGATGATATTTTAGGGATTCATATGATTGGTCCTCATGTCACAGATATGATATCTGAAGCTGGATTAGCCAAAGTACTTGATGCAACGCCGTGGGAAGTGGGGCAAACGATCCACCCGCATCCAACCTTATCAGAGGCGATTGGTGAGGCAGCTCTTGCTGTTGACGGGAAGGCGATCCATTTTTAA
- a CDS encoding alpha-ketoacid dehydrogenase subunit beta: MPVMSYIDAITLAMKEEMERDPKVFVLGEDVGKKGGVFKATAGLYEQFGEARVMDTPLAESAIAGVGIGAAMYGMRPIAEMQFADFIMPAINQIISEAAKIRYRSNNDWSCPMVIRAPYGGGVHGALYHSQSVEAIFANQPGLKIVMPSTPYDVKGLLKAAVRDPDPVLFFEHKRAYRLIKGEVPEEDYTLPIGKADVKREGDDITVITYGLCVHFALQAADRLAKDGISAHILDLRTVYPLDQEAIIEAASKTGKVLLLTEDTKEGSIMSEVAAIISEHCLFDLDAPIKRLAGPEIPAMPYAPPMEKFFMVNPDKVEAEMRELAAF; encoded by the coding sequence ATGCCTGTTATGTCATATATAGACGCCATTACACTGGCGATGAAAGAAGAAATGGAACGAGATCCAAAAGTGTTTGTGCTCGGAGAGGATGTCGGGAAAAAGGGCGGCGTATTTAAAGCGACAGCGGGTCTTTATGAGCAATTCGGAGAGGCGCGCGTCATGGATACACCTCTTGCAGAATCAGCCATTGCTGGTGTAGGTATTGGGGCAGCGATGTATGGAATGCGCCCAATTGCGGAGATGCAATTTGCGGATTTCATTATGCCTGCAATCAACCAAATCATTTCAGAGGCTGCGAAAATCAGATACCGCTCAAATAACGATTGGAGCTGTCCAATGGTCATCCGCGCACCTTACGGGGGCGGTGTACACGGGGCGCTTTATCATTCACAATCGGTTGAAGCGATTTTTGCCAATCAGCCTGGTTTGAAGATTGTCATGCCTTCTACACCTTATGATGTAAAAGGTCTTTTAAAGGCTGCGGTGCGTGATCCAGATCCTGTATTGTTCTTTGAACACAAACGTGCCTACCGTCTCATCAAAGGAGAAGTACCTGAAGAGGATTACACACTCCCTATTGGAAAAGCAGATGTGAAACGTGAAGGCGATGATATCACGGTCATTACATATGGCCTCTGTGTCCATTTTGCGCTGCAAGCAGCAGACCGCCTTGCGAAAGACGGCATTTCTGCGCATATTCTCGATTTGAGAACAGTGTACCCGCTCGATCAGGAAGCCATTATTGAAGCGGCATCAAAAACAGGCAAAGTGCTTCTTCTAACGGAAGATACAAAAGAGGGCAGCATCATGAGTGAGGTAGCGGCGATCATATCAGAGCATTGCTTATTTGATTTAGACGCACCAATCAAACGTCTAGCCGGACCAGAAATCCCGGCAATGCCTTATGCGCCGCCAATGGAAAAATTCTTCATGGTCAATCCAGATAAGGTAGAAGCTGAAATGAGAGAGCTAGCGGCGTTTTAA
- a CDS encoding YegS/Rv2252/BmrU family lipid kinase: protein MAQFKKAMLIYNGNAGQKNMEKILGQTVPLLSLHIDELILKPTKQPNDAYQFCRAIDETIELLIILGGDGTVHECMNGIGGLEKRPAVAILPGGTCNDFSRTLGIPQQMQKAAQIIVDGIEKKVDLIKAGDRYLLNFWGIGLIADTSNNINDKEKAVLGKISYFTSALRTLQQTDPFHVRIETEEESWEEEAVIVLVMNGHFIGTNKIDLPNAAIDDGKAEIFICRNTSFSALKEIFSMNREELEDFTGDLSLIQASSIRIHTKEEMDADTDGEVYMTAPASLEVLKQHLTFIVPAE, encoded by the coding sequence ATGGCACAATTCAAAAAAGCGATGCTCATTTATAATGGAAATGCTGGACAAAAAAACATGGAAAAAATTCTCGGTCAAACAGTACCTCTTCTTTCTCTACATATTGATGAACTCATTCTTAAACCAACAAAACAGCCAAATGATGCTTATCAATTCTGTCGTGCAATTGATGAGACGATAGAATTGCTTATCATATTAGGCGGAGATGGAACCGTGCATGAATGCATGAATGGCATCGGCGGTTTAGAAAAAAGGCCGGCTGTAGCGATATTACCAGGCGGGACATGCAATGACTTTTCTCGAACGCTTGGTATTCCGCAACAAATGCAAAAAGCCGCTCAAATAATTGTAGACGGCATAGAAAAGAAGGTCGACTTAATCAAAGCAGGAGATCGATACTTGTTAAACTTTTGGGGCATCGGGCTGATTGCAGACACATCCAACAATATTAATGACAAGGAAAAAGCTGTACTCGGCAAAATCAGCTACTTCACAAGTGCCCTGCGCACCTTGCAGCAAACAGATCCTTTTCACGTACGAATTGAAACAGAGGAGGAAAGCTGGGAAGAAGAAGCCGTCATCGTTCTTGTCATGAATGGACATTTCATCGGGACAAATAAAATTGATTTGCCCAATGCAGCAATTGATGATGGGAAAGCAGAAATCTTCATTTGCAGAAATACGAGCTTCTCTGCTCTAAAAGAAATCTTTTCTATGAACCGGGAAGAACTGGAGGATTTCACCGGCGATCTCTCCCTCATTCAAGCGTCCAGTATTCGGATCCACACAAAAGAGGAAATGGATGCCGATACGGATGGCGAAGTGTACATGACAGCCCCTGCTTCTTTAGAAGTGTTAAAACAGCATTTGACCTTTATTGTTCCAGCAGAATAA
- the buk gene encoding butyrate kinase: MLTKEWRILTINPGSTSTKIGVFHNERSIFETTLRHTDEELKQFPHIIDQFSFRKETILKTLHEQGMNISKFDAVCARGGLLRPIEGGTYEVNEQMAQDLKEGYAGQHASNLGGIIAREIALGLNIPAFIVDPVVVDELKPIARISGLPTIERKSIFHALNQKAVARKTAASFGKRYEDLNMIITHMGGGVTIGVHEKGKVIDVNNGLHGEGPFSPERAGTLPTGDLVNLCFSGEYSQEEMLKRIIGEGGLAGYLGTTDAVKVERMIEAGDERAALIYEAMCYQIAKEIGAASAVLKGAVDVIVLTGGLAYSKQITSSIRGYIDWISDVVVYPGENELQSLAEGALRILKEEESPKEYPNDQRMKKGVTSHGN, translated from the coding sequence TTGCTGACAAAAGAATGGCGTATTCTCACAATCAATCCTGGCTCTACTTCAACAAAAATCGGTGTGTTTCACAATGAACGATCTATTTTTGAAACGACACTCAGACATACAGATGAGGAATTAAAGCAATTCCCACATATCATTGATCAATTTTCATTTCGTAAAGAAACAATCCTGAAAACGCTGCATGAACAAGGGATGAACATCTCAAAGTTTGATGCAGTGTGCGCACGCGGCGGCCTTCTCCGGCCTATCGAAGGAGGCACATATGAAGTCAATGAGCAAATGGCCCAAGACCTCAAAGAAGGATATGCCGGCCAGCATGCATCAAATCTTGGCGGTATCATTGCACGAGAAATTGCACTTGGCCTGAACATCCCAGCTTTTATTGTCGATCCAGTTGTGGTGGATGAGCTAAAACCAATTGCTCGTATTTCAGGGCTGCCAACGATTGAAAGAAAAAGCATCTTCCATGCATTAAATCAAAAAGCAGTCGCAAGAAAAACAGCTGCTTCCTTTGGGAAGCGCTACGAAGATTTGAACATGATTATTACGCATATGGGCGGCGGCGTCACCATTGGTGTACATGAAAAAGGAAAAGTCATTGATGTCAATAACGGACTGCATGGCGAAGGACCTTTCAGCCCGGAGCGAGCGGGGACCCTGCCAACAGGTGACCTCGTCAATCTTTGCTTTTCTGGTGAGTACAGCCAAGAGGAAATGCTGAAACGCATTATTGGTGAAGGCGGACTTGCGGGCTACCTTGGCACGACAGATGCTGTGAAAGTGGAGCGCATGATCGAAGCAGGCGATGAACGGGCGGCGCTGATTTATGAAGCGATGTGCTATCAAATTGCCAAGGAAATCGGTGCGGCTAGTGCTGTCTTAAAAGGAGCAGTTGACGTCATTGTGTTAACAGGCGGACTTGCGTACAGCAAACAAATTACATCAAGTATTAGAGGATACATTGACTGGATTTCAGATGTTGTCGTGTATCCAGGCGAAAATGAACTGCAATCATTAGCAGAAGGTGCACTTCGTATTTTAAAAGAAGAAGAATCACCGAAAGAATACCCAAATGATCAACGAATGAAGAAAGGAGTGACAAGTCATGGCAACTGA